One window from the genome of Bacillus rossius redtenbacheri isolate Brsri chromosome 12, Brsri_v3, whole genome shotgun sequence encodes:
- the LOC134537733 gene encoding uncharacterized protein LOC134537733 isoform X1 — translation MSRIRVHARKVVIGSSVISSGERTAMATCEDYEVQCPYNRSHMIRRSRIQQHIVKCERNYPGLQMEWCPHNASHRFAHHEDFLAHVPNCPDARISSNVLLLMAMKYHETGDMCKISCDPEKQVGADEDWSQEYADSSGSDSAPASAPPNAEVGGRRRDVYDDSRESEESGVGDTVCKLDSLHIDGEVSILDQIKPYSLEERADSPGSSRTGEVQVPVPRKACSIVEKHYLRGISIGRGLKLPWLDGKPGKSTYQQTLEVRGLIGEGAEKSVGRGFALKSRLSGQQAHNLRKPFSSYQSE, via the exons ATGTCACGAATCCG TGTTCACGCAAGGAAGGTTGTAATCGGCAGCAGCGTCATCTCCAGCGGAGAGCGGACAGCCATGGCCACATGTGAGGACTACGAGGTGCAGTGCCCTTACAACCGCTCGCACATGATCCGACGCTCGCGCATTCAGCAGCACATCGTGAAGTGCGAGCGCAACTACCCGGGGCTGCAGATGGAGTGGTGCCCGCACAATGCCAGCCACAGGTTCGCACACCACGAGGACTTCCTGGCCCACGTCCCCAACTGCCCGGACGCGCGCATCAGCTCCAACGTGCTCTTGCTGATGGCCATGAAGTACCACGAGACGGGCGACATGTGCAAGATCAGCTGCGATCCCGAGAAGCAGGTCGGCGCCGATGAGGACTGGTCGCAGGAGTATGCCGACAGCTCTGG CAGCGACAGTGCACCAGCTAGCGCACCACCAAACGCTGAAGTTGGTGGGAGGAGACGAGATGTCTACGACGACAGCCGGGAGTCCGAGGAGAGTGGCGTTGGCGACACGGTCTGTAAGCTCGACAGCTTGCACATTGACGGGGAAGTGTCGATCCTGGACCAGATAAAGCCTTACTCGCTGGAGGAGAGAGCCGACTCCCCGGGCAGCTCGCGGACGGGTGAAGTACAGGTGCCCGTTCCAAGGAAAGCATGCTCTATAGTCGAGAAACATTACTTGCGAGGCATCAGCATCGGACGTGGCCTCAAACTTCCGTG GTTGGATGGCAAGCCTGGGAAAAGCACATACCAACAGACCTTGGAAGTGCGAGGGTTGATTGGTGAAGGCGCAGAGAAGAGTGTGGGGCGGGGTTTCGCGCTGAAGTCTCGCCTCTCCGGGCAGCAAGCTCACAATCTGAGGAAGCCTTTCAGCAGCTACCAATCAGAGTGA
- the LOC134537733 gene encoding uncharacterized protein LOC134537733 isoform X2: protein MATCEDYEVQCPYNRSHMIRRSRIQQHIVKCERNYPGLQMEWCPHNASHRFAHHEDFLAHVPNCPDARISSNVLLLMAMKYHETGDMCKISCDPEKQVGADEDWSQEYADSSGSDSAPASAPPNAEVGGRRRDVYDDSRESEESGVGDTVCKLDSLHIDGEVSILDQIKPYSLEERADSPGSSRTGEVQVPVPRKACSIVEKHYLRGISIGRGLKLPWLDGKPGKSTYQQTLEVRGLIGEGAEKSVGRGFALKSRLSGQQAHNLRKPFSSYQSE from the exons ATGGCCACATGTGAGGACTACGAGGTGCAGTGCCCTTACAACCGCTCGCACATGATCCGACGCTCGCGCATTCAGCAGCACATCGTGAAGTGCGAGCGCAACTACCCGGGGCTGCAGATGGAGTGGTGCCCGCACAATGCCAGCCACAGGTTCGCACACCACGAGGACTTCCTGGCCCACGTCCCCAACTGCCCGGACGCGCGCATCAGCTCCAACGTGCTCTTGCTGATGGCCATGAAGTACCACGAGACGGGCGACATGTGCAAGATCAGCTGCGATCCCGAGAAGCAGGTCGGCGCCGATGAGGACTGGTCGCAGGAGTATGCCGACAGCTCTGG CAGCGACAGTGCACCAGCTAGCGCACCACCAAACGCTGAAGTTGGTGGGAGGAGACGAGATGTCTACGACGACAGCCGGGAGTCCGAGGAGAGTGGCGTTGGCGACACGGTCTGTAAGCTCGACAGCTTGCACATTGACGGGGAAGTGTCGATCCTGGACCAGATAAAGCCTTACTCGCTGGAGGAGAGAGCCGACTCCCCGGGCAGCTCGCGGACGGGTGAAGTACAGGTGCCCGTTCCAAGGAAAGCATGCTCTATAGTCGAGAAACATTACTTGCGAGGCATCAGCATCGGACGTGGCCTCAAACTTCCGTG GTTGGATGGCAAGCCTGGGAAAAGCACATACCAACAGACCTTGGAAGTGCGAGGGTTGATTGGTGAAGGCGCAGAGAAGAGTGTGGGGCGGGGTTTCGCGCTGAAGTCTCGCCTCTCCGGGCAGCAAGCTCACAATCTGAGGAAGCCTTTCAGCAGCTACCAATCAGAGTGA